The proteins below come from a single Papaver somniferum cultivar HN1 chromosome 11, ASM357369v1, whole genome shotgun sequence genomic window:
- the LOC113320519 gene encoding MLP-like protein 28 — translation MAKISMVQTFVRLGLLTLVLIGMSQIVGAQVETELKCSADKFYNLFRHDMMHLTTIFPQFYKSVKIVKGDGKSSVGNIREWRYVTPGSSKVTMAKEIVKSVDEDNRSITFSVVGGDLLTQYKSFDVTMTVTPKDVDSIEESGSKVKWWIQYEKRTEDVPSPDAYIDLVAHVTKELGHYLLQ, via the exons ATGGCAAAAATTAGCATGGTACAAACCTTTGTTAGACTTGGGTTGCTCACACTAGTTTTGATTGGGATGAGCCAAATTGTTGGGGCTCAGGTTGAAACTGAGCTCAAGTGTTCTGCAGACAAGTTCTATAATTTGTTTAGGCACGATATGATGCATTTGACTACAATTTTCCCTCAATTTTACAAGAGTGTCAAAATTGTTAAAGGTGATGGTAAAAGCAGCGTGGGAAATATTAGGGAATGGCGATATGTTACACCAG GATCGTCAAAAGTAACAATGGCTAAGGAAATTGTTAAATCAGTGGACGAGGACAATAGGTCAATCACATTCAGTGTTGTGGGAGGAGACTTATTGACTCAATATAAGAGTTTTGATGTCACAATGACTGTAACTCCTAAAGATGTTGATAGTATTGAAGAGTCTGGTAGCAAAGTGAAATGGTGGATACAGTATGAGAAACGAACCGAAGATGTTCCTAGTCCAGATGCATATATTGACCTTGTAGCTCATGTTACTAAAGAGTTGGGTCACTACCTTCTCCAATAG